A part of Helicobacter fennelliae genomic DNA contains:
- a CDS encoding NAD(P)H-dependent oxidoreductase, translating to MQYTTIQNQILEAMRFRYACKEFNGAKIPQEDLEVILQAGLLAPSSFGLEHTRLLVVQDTEVKKTLQEASFNQKQITTSSEVVVFVGLIGALRTPSNYIDTMIRRKTGKDEAQYQAYKKAIESKINSLSDVELIHWSLKQSYLMAQAMMDAAAFLGIDSCPMEGFDKKAVERILGIDSFREQVSLIVPFGYRKAQPTQPKIRLNYDELIKFI from the coding sequence ATGCAATATACAACAATACAAAATCAAATTTTAGAGGCTATGCGCTTTCGCTATGCGTGCAAAGAATTTAATGGAGCAAAGATTCCGCAAGAGGATTTAGAGGTGATTTTGCAAGCTGGGCTACTTGCGCCAAGCTCTTTTGGGCTTGAGCATACGCGATTATTAGTCGTGCAAGATACAGAAGTCAAAAAAACTTTGCAAGAAGCAAGCTTTAACCAAAAGCAAATCACCACTTCAAGCGAAGTTGTTGTTTTTGTCGGATTAATTGGTGCATTAAGGACACCAAGTAATTATATCGATACAATGATTAGGCGCAAAACAGGCAAAGATGAAGCACAATATCAAGCCTACAAAAAAGCCATAGAATCTAAAATCAATAGTCTTAGCGATGTTGAGCTTATACATTGGAGCTTGAAGCAATCGTATTTAATGGCGCAGGCAATGATGGATGCTGCGGCGTTTTTGGGTATTGATTCTTGTCCTATGGAAGGCTTTGACAAAAAAGCAGTTGAGCGGATTTTGGGGATTGATTCTTTTAGAGAGCAGGTTTCGCTGATTGTTCCTTTTGGATATAGAAAAGCGCAACCAACCCAACCAAAAATCCGATTAAATTATGATGAATTAATCAAATTTATATAA
- a CDS encoding iron-sulfur cluster assembly scaffold protein translates to MAKNDLVGGALWDAYSKKVSDRMDNPTHLGVLTQKDAEAKDAKLIVADYGAESCGDAVRLYWLVDKNDVIIDAKFKSFGCGTAIASSDMMVELCLGKKVQDAVKITNLDVEHALRDDPDMPAVPGQKMHCSVMAYDVIKQAAGQYLGKKPEDFEDEIIVCECARVSLGTIKEVIRLNDLKSVEEITQYTKAGAFCKSCIKPGGHEKRDYYLVDILSEVRAEMESKKLKNNLEKSAQGILAFKEMTMVQKVKAVDKTIDDTIRPMLMMDGGNMEIIDIKDTSDGHIDVYIRYMGACDGCASAATGTLFAIENVLQENLDQNIRVMPI, encoded by the coding sequence ATGGCAAAAAATGACTTAGTAGGTGGCGCACTCTGGGATGCGTATTCAAAAAAAGTAAGCGATCGAATGGATAATCCAACGCACCTTGGCGTGCTAACGCAAAAAGACGCAGAAGCTAAAGACGCCAAACTCATCGTAGCAGACTATGGCGCAGAATCTTGTGGCGATGCGGTGCGGCTGTATTGGCTTGTGGATAAAAATGATGTAATCATTGACGCAAAGTTTAAGAGTTTTGGTTGCGGGACGGCGATCGCTAGCTCTGATATGATGGTGGAGCTCTGCCTTGGCAAGAAGGTGCAAGACGCGGTGAAAATCACAAATCTTGATGTCGAGCACGCCTTGCGCGATGATCCTGATATGCCCGCAGTGCCGGGGCAAAAAATGCATTGCTCTGTCATGGCGTATGATGTGATAAAGCAGGCTGCTGGGCAGTATCTAGGCAAAAAGCCTGAAGACTTTGAAGATGAAATCATTGTGTGTGAGTGCGCGCGCGTGAGCCTTGGGACGATAAAAGAAGTCATTAGGCTAAATGATCTAAAAAGCGTGGAAGAAATCACGCAATACACTAAAGCCGGTGCGTTTTGTAAAAGCTGTATAAAGCCCGGTGGGCATGAGAAAAGAGACTATTATTTGGTAGATATACTCTCTGAAGTACGCGCAGAAATGGAATCTAAAAAACTCAAAAATAATCTCGAAAAAAGCGCGCAAGGCATACTAGCTTTCAAAGAAATGACGATGGTGCAAAAAGTAAAAGCTGTGGATAAAACAATCGATGACACAATCCGCCCAATGCTTATGATGGACGGGGGCAATATGGAGATCATCGACATCAAAGATACAAGCGATGGACATATCGATGTGTATATCCGCTATATGGGCGCGTGCGATGGCTGTGCGAGCGCAGCAACTGGCACGCTTTTTGCAATTGAGAATGTATTGCAAGAAAACCTTGATCAAAATATCCGCGTTATGCCAATTTAG
- the aroB gene encoding 3-dehydroquinate synthase — MPTITINTQQESYPIHINALESITHNSKVLLITNPKVGGLYLSKVLSRIDAKEVFVCSIPDGERFKTMQSIEQILECAFSNKLDRKSLMIALGGGVISDMVGFASGIYERGIDFVSIPTTLLAQVDASVGGKCGINNAYGKNLVGLFHQPKAVYVDSAFLQTLPKRELNAGIAEMIKMAICFDRDGFYALQKANLYNPNELERFIQKAIKTKAAVVSQDERESGIRAALNYGHTFGHIIENLTHYKTYLHGEAVGMGMIMANELALKLALITQSQRDGIKQLLQTYNLNLDFKIQNINEFYQKFFLDKKSHQGNLTFILPNGIGDVVIKNDIPKNTILEVLEMFA, encoded by the coding sequence ATGCCTACAATCACCATAAACACACAGCAAGAAAGCTATCCAATCCACATCAACGCACTAGAATCTATCACGCACAACTCAAAAGTCTTGCTTATTACAAACCCAAAAGTCGGCGGGCTCTACTTATCAAAAGTCCTCTCTCGTATCGATGCTAAGGAAGTGTTTGTATGTAGTATTCCTGATGGCGAGAGGTTTAAAACTATGCAAAGTATCGAGCAGATTTTAGAATGTGCTTTTAGCAATAAACTTGATAGAAAGTCGCTTATGATCGCACTTGGCGGAGGTGTGATAAGTGATATGGTCGGATTTGCAAGCGGAATCTATGAGCGAGGCATTGATTTTGTCTCGATTCCGACTACACTTTTGGCGCAAGTTGATGCTTCTGTGGGTGGCAAATGCGGAATCAACAATGCCTATGGCAAAAATCTTGTCGGACTTTTTCATCAGCCAAAAGCAGTGTATGTGGATTCTGCGTTTTTGCAGACATTACCCAAAAGAGAGCTTAATGCGGGCATTGCAGAGATGATAAAAATGGCAATCTGCTTTGATAGAGATGGATTCTACGCATTACAAAAAGCAAATTTATATAATCCTAATGAGCTAGAGCGATTTATCCAAAAAGCTATTAAGACAAAGGCTGCTGTCGTCAGTCAAGATGAGCGAGAGAGTGGCATTCGCGCTGCACTAAATTACGGACATACTTTTGGGCATATCATCGAGAATCTCACGCATTACAAAACCTATCTGCACGGAGAAGCGGTGGGTATGGGTATGATTATGGCAAATGAATTAGCACTCAAACTCGCCCTCATCACACAGAGCCAACGCGATGGGATAAAGCAACTCCTCCAAACTTACAATCTCAATCTTGATTTCAAAATCCAAAATATTAATGAGTTTTATCAGAAGTTTTTCCTCGACAAAAAATCACACCAAGGCAATCTTACATTTATCCTGCCAAATGGTATCGGCGATGTTGTGATTAAAAATGACATTCCCAAAAATACCATTTTGGAAGTGCTTGAAATGTTTGCTTGA
- a CDS encoding COG3400 family protein, with protein MKKVMLILEGIVAKKFLNTILEKYFSNNLYIVITNEPNLIPAKIPSSFSFFCFDPTSRFRLESVSNEVGDVSDIFIIMENTHEKKAVFEIMRELYKDARVITFLDGFEDYDAKKDEKNVFIDRNDLVAGQFISRLPNVPIIPNGFGLGLGEIMEIGVPFGSVFAYRHIGSIQQKKYKIIGVYRQNELILATFSLIIQPQDIILVAGDPKALTSVYNQVKANIGQFPAPFGRDIYLYVDMLLQSDEVIIHNIKEAIFVHSHIKSTKLIINVLHPTNFQTIYHIQELCGADMSINLIFEYHEMDFREKLKKDSEKKIGLVIVGNEIFKSRKNRKALFAIDSPVLKIAKRSLESVKTSFVVLNSQMNEGENISSVIFDISIQIKLNVCVYDFDPDGHHQNNIIKDYETMGRNLDKKITLIKTSIKNPIFYLQESKEAVLQFLPFEECITQFKIYSLISTRSESLSILLNDHPQIFIPIIE; from the coding sequence TTGAAAAAGGTTATGCTGATTTTAGAGGGAATTGTAGCAAAAAAATTCCTCAACACGATTTTAGAAAAATACTTTAGTAATAATCTCTACATCGTGATTACAAACGAGCCAAATCTCATTCCTGCTAAAATTCCAAGCTCTTTTAGCTTTTTTTGCTTCGATCCGACTTCGCGATTTCGACTAGAATCTGTATCAAATGAAGTGGGCGATGTGAGCGATATTTTTATCATTATGGAAAATACCCACGAAAAAAAGGCTGTGTTTGAGATCATGCGAGAGTTATATAAAGATGCGCGCGTGATTACTTTTTTAGATGGGTTTGAGGATTATGATGCCAAAAAAGATGAAAAAAATGTCTTTATCGATAGAAATGATTTAGTTGCAGGGCAGTTTATCTCAAGACTGCCAAATGTGCCGATTATTCCAAATGGATTTGGGCTTGGGTTAGGCGAGATTATGGAGATTGGCGTGCCTTTTGGAAGTGTATTTGCCTATCGACATATAGGCTCAATCCAGCAAAAAAAATACAAAATCATCGGTGTGTATCGCCAAAATGAGCTGATATTAGCGACTTTTTCACTCATTATCCAGCCACAAGATATTATCCTAGTGGCTGGCGATCCCAAAGCCCTAACTTCTGTGTATAATCAAGTCAAAGCAAATATCGGGCAGTTTCCAGCACCTTTTGGGCGAGATATTTATCTGTATGTGGATATGTTATTGCAAAGTGATGAGGTGATTATCCATAATATCAAAGAGGCGATATTTGTGCATTCGCATATCAAATCAACAAAACTCATCATCAATGTCCTTCACCCGACAAATTTTCAGACAATCTACCATATACAAGAGCTTTGTGGGGCTGATATGAGTATCAATCTCATCTTTGAATACCACGAAATGGATTTTAGAGAAAAGCTCAAAAAAGATAGCGAGAAAAAAATAGGACTTGTCATCGTGGGTAATGAAATCTTTAAATCGCGTAAAAATCGTAAAGCACTTTTTGCGATAGATTCTCCTGTGCTAAAAATCGCCAAACGAAGCTTAGAGAGCGTGAAGACAAGCTTTGTCGTGCTGAATTCTCAAATGAATGAGGGCGAGAATATCTCATCAGTGATTTTTGACATCTCAATCCAAATCAAACTCAATGTCTGTGTCTATGACTTTGATCCTGATGGACATCACCAAAATAATATCATTAAAGACTACGAAACAATGGGTAGAAATCTTGATAAAAAAATCACACTCATCAAAACCTCAATCAAAAATCCTATATTCTATCTTCAAGAGAGCAAAGAGGCAGTGCTACAATTTTTGCCGTTTGAGGAATGTATCACGCAGTTTAAAATCTATTCTCTCATATCTACACGCAGTGAGAGCCTCTCGATATTGCTTAATGATCACCCGCAAATTTTTATCCCAATCATAGAATAA
- the tgt gene encoding tRNA guanosine(34) transglycosylase Tgt: MFFKIDSKDSAARAGTLTLAHSVVQTPVFMPVGTQACVKSIDALDIESILGAQIILANTYHTYLRPGIETLKHFGGVHKFSGFSGSFLSDSGGFQAFSLGQNVKKQDNGIVFSSHIDGSKHLFTPESVLDIQYALNSDIMMVLDDLIALPADSNRLKQSIDTTIKWAKQSISYHNQNKQQGLSLTNNLFGIVQGGVDLTFRKQCAQSLVELEFDGYALGGLAVGEETNAMYDTIAFSAPLLPESKPRYLMGVGTPQNLIEAIDRGIDMFDCVMPTRNARNGTLFTSFGKLNIKNQIHKNDENPIDLQCSCYTCKHFSRGYLHHLCKAREITYFRLATLHNLWYYLELMRNAREAILHQKWNQFKSEFYIKLNKEHT, from the coding sequence ATGTTTTTTAAAATTGATAGCAAAGATTCTGCCGCAAGGGCTGGCACGCTTACTTTGGCACATTCTGTGGTGCAAACGCCTGTGTTTATGCCCGTTGGCACGCAAGCATGCGTAAAAAGCATAGATGCACTTGATATAGAATCTATCTTAGGCGCACAAATCATCTTAGCAAACACTTATCATACTTATTTGCGACCGGGCATTGAGACATTAAAGCACTTTGGTGGCGTGCATAAATTTAGCGGTTTTAGCGGAAGTTTTTTGAGCGATAGCGGCGGATTCCAAGCCTTTAGCTTAGGACAAAATGTCAAAAAGCAAGATAATGGAATTGTGTTTTCTTCGCATATTGATGGTAGCAAACATTTATTCACGCCAGAATCTGTGCTTGATATTCAATATGCGCTCAATAGCGACATAATGATGGTTTTAGATGATCTTATCGCCCTGCCAGCTGATAGCAATCGCCTCAAACAAAGCATAGATACCACTATAAAATGGGCAAAACAAAGCATTAGCTATCACAACCAAAACAAGCAACAAGGCTTAAGCCTTACAAACAATCTCTTTGGTATCGTGCAAGGCGGAGTGGATTTGACATTTCGTAAGCAATGCGCGCAAAGTCTTGTAGAGCTTGAATTTGACGGCTATGCTTTGGGTGGGCTTGCTGTGGGCGAGGAGACAAATGCAATGTATGATACGATTGCTTTTAGCGCGCCATTACTTCCAGAATCTAAACCGCGCTATCTTATGGGCGTTGGCACACCGCAAAATCTAATCGAAGCGATTGATCGGGGGATTGATATGTTTGATTGCGTGATGCCGACACGAAATGCGCGCAATGGCACGCTTTTTACAAGCTTTGGCAAACTCAATATCAAAAACCAAATACACAAAAACGATGAGAATCCAATTGATTTACAATGCTCTTGCTATACTTGCAAGCACTTTAGTAGGGGATATTTACATCATTTGTGTAAAGCAAGAGAAATTACTTATTTTCGTCTCGCAACTTTGCATAATTTATGGTATTATCTTGAGCTTATGAGGAATGCAAGAGAAGCAATACTTCACCAAAAATGGAATCAATTCAAAAGTGAGTTTTATATCAAATTAAATAAGGAGCACACATGA
- a CDS encoding group III truncated hemoglobin, whose translation MKYETITKEGLDRLMDLFYGKVRKDPNLGPIFNGKIGTDEESWKAHKQKISSFWGGMFLGESDYHGAPLKAHLDLPPFPQEFFSIWLNLFSESCSQVFEQTPAQMLLFRAQAIAERFQKMLYEFPH comes from the coding sequence ATGAAATACGAAACTATCACAAAAGAAGGACTTGATCGGCTTATGGATCTTTTTTATGGCAAGGTGCGAAAAGATCCAAATTTAGGACCTATTTTTAATGGCAAAATCGGCACTGATGAGGAGAGCTGGAAAGCACATAAGCAAAAAATCTCTTCATTTTGGGGCGGAATGTTTCTAGGAGAGTCAGATTATCATGGAGCACCACTTAAGGCGCATTTGGATCTTCCGCCTTTTCCTCAAGAGTTTTTTAGCATTTGGCTGAATCTTTTTTCAGAATCTTGCTCGCAGGTTTTTGAGCAGACCCCAGCGCAAATGCTTCTTTTTAGGGCTCAAGCTATCGCCGAGCGATTTCAAAAAATGCTCTATGAATTTCCACATTAA
- a CDS encoding DegT/DnrJ/EryC1/StrS family aminotransferase, with translation MKVDFLDLKAQFSDIKEEVMEGISEVLESGEFVLGRALLEFEQEFSDFIFAQETKNPSTNIDIDEAIHSRIQHMYKQNYCVGVGNGCDALEIALRALELPQGSEVIIPANTYFACAEAVLNAGLKLAIVDCEDDGGFVPKTSMLSAESRAIIAVHLYGKVLELESFESFAKAHNLKLIEDCAQAHGGVDRHGRKVGSIGDVGCFSFYPAKNLGAYGDGGAIVSKDMALLHRARQIANHGQVYENSIPNPHWQKNNHIYIGRNSRLDCVQAKILHIKLKNLQYHNTYRVRCAREYNHFLEEFSFLRLPDAFAQSIWHLFVVECQHKAQGRRDEIMAFLKEHNIECAVHYPHALSDIEVLKNNPQVRIQSTPNASRRAANILSLPIGEHLSMEHVEYIASVIKELESRFHSLS, from the coding sequence GTGAAAGTAGATTTTTTGGATTTAAAGGCTCAATTTAGCGACATCAAAGAAGAGGTTATGGAGGGAATCTCTGAAGTTTTGGAGAGTGGGGAGTTTGTGCTTGGACGCGCGCTTTTGGAGTTTGAGCAGGAATTTAGTGATTTTATCTTCGCGCAAGAGACAAAAAATCCTAGCACAAATATAGATATTGATGAGGCGATACATTCTAGAATCCAGCACATGTATAAGCAAAATTATTGCGTGGGTGTGGGGAATGGCTGCGATGCGCTAGAGATAGCACTCCGCGCACTTGAGCTACCACAAGGAAGTGAAGTTATCATTCCAGCAAACACTTACTTTGCTTGCGCTGAAGCGGTGCTTAATGCCGGACTTAAGCTAGCGATTGTTGATTGCGAAGATGACGGAGGATTTGTGCCAAAGACAAGTATGCTTAGCGCAGAATCTAGGGCGATTATCGCGGTGCATTTGTATGGCAAAGTCTTAGAGCTAGAATCTTTTGAATCTTTTGCAAAAGCGCATAATCTCAAGCTAATCGAGGATTGCGCACAAGCTCATGGAGGCGTGGATAGACATGGTCGCAAAGTCGGAAGTATAGGTGATGTGGGTTGCTTTAGCTTCTATCCTGCCAAAAATCTAGGCGCATATGGCGATGGCGGGGCAATCGTCTCAAAAGATATGGCATTACTTCATAGAGCAAGACAAATCGCAAATCATGGACAAGTCTATGAAAACTCTATTCCAAATCCGCATTGGCAAAAAAACAATCACATCTACATAGGGCGCAATTCACGACTTGACTGCGTGCAAGCCAAAATCCTACATATCAAGCTAAAAAACCTCCAATACCACAACACTTATCGCGTCCGATGTGCGCGCGAATACAATCATTTTCTTGAAGAGTTTTCATTTTTGCGACTTCCCGATGCGTTTGCGCAAAGTATATGGCATTTGTTTGTGGTGGAGTGCCAGCACAAAGCGCAAGGCAGACGCGATGAGATTATGGCATTTTTGAAAGAGCATAACATCGAGTGTGCGGTGCATTACCCGCATGCACTTAGCGATATAGAAGTGCTCAAAAACAATCCACAAGTCAGAATCCAAAGCACGCCAAATGCCTCAAGGCGAGCGGCAAATATTTTGAGCTTGCCAATTGGCGAGCATTTGAGCATGGAGCATGTAGAATACATCGCCTCTGTAATAAAAGAGCTAGAATCTAGATTCCATAGTTTAAGTTAG
- a CDS encoding inositol monophosphatase family protein — protein MTQFLKSVIQASKQIIPCITSRDEAMLKSYGKGVGGDISKGVDLFCEKVFCQNLVHIAHIDSEESGFIQSKSKSSDVIILDPLDGSDNYLSNIPYYGASLALCDKHGRVKEASIINFCLGEVIYDSTTANAPRKLNIFTNQEIPIGNTISKCGIFEKAYYHPKIAKKLYKQNLKFRSLGASALSLAYALENNFMLFGGKIRKYDCKAGLFLCRNLEVLHKKDFLLISQNKKVFGMIHKILQK, from the coding sequence ATGACTCAATTTTTAAAAAGTGTGATACAAGCTTCAAAGCAGATTATTCCTTGTATCACAAGTCGCGATGAAGCCATGCTTAAATCATACGGAAAAGGCGTGGGTGGCGATATAAGCAAAGGTGTGGATTTATTTTGTGAGAAGGTATTTTGTCAGAATCTAGTGCATATCGCACATATAGATTCTGAAGAATCTGGCTTCATACAATCCAAAAGCAAAAGCAGTGATGTCATCATTCTTGATCCACTTGATGGAAGCGATAATTATCTCTCAAATATCCCATATTATGGCGCGTCCTTAGCATTGTGCGATAAGCATGGCAGAGTCAAAGAAGCAAGTATTATTAATTTTTGTTTGGGCGAGGTGATTTATGATAGCACCACAGCAAATGCCCCACGCAAGCTCAATATATTCACAAATCAAGAGATTCCAATAGGCAATACCATTTCAAAATGTGGTATTTTTGAAAAAGCCTACTACCACCCCAAAATCGCCAAAAAACTTTACAAGCAGAATCTAAAATTTCGATCGCTTGGAGCAAGCGCGCTTTCTTTGGCGTATGCGCTCGAAAACAACTTTATGCTTTTTGGTGGTAAAATCCGCAAATACGACTGCAAAGCTGGGCTGTTTTTGTGTCGGAATCTTGAAGTGCTACACAAAAAAGATTTTTTACTCATAAGTCAAAATAAGAAAGTTTTTGGTATGATACACAAAATCCTCCAAAAATAA
- the accD gene encoding acetyl-CoA carboxylase, carboxyltransferase subunit beta, which yields MGFVEFLKNLKRNEERSARDTASHWIKCQKCNALMYHKEVIAHQQVCPKCNYHFRISAQERIALMCDEESFIEYDKTLAPIDPLNFVDKESYKQRIKKHESKTGRPSSVIAGEGLINRVPMQIVVFDFAFMGGSLGSVEGEKIVRAINRAIQKRQSLVIVSTSGGARMQESTYSLMQMAKTSAALNLLSQHGLPFFSVLSDPTFGGVSASFAFLGDVIIAEPGAMIGFAGARVIKQTIGSDLPEGFQTAEFLLEHGLIDMIVNRQDLRKTLSDLSLYLNPNAYENSTLHYLQS from the coding sequence ATGGGGTTTGTTGAGTTTCTAAAAAACCTAAAGCGCAATGAAGAACGAAGTGCAAGAGATACTGCTTCACATTGGATAAAATGCCAAAAATGTAACGCTCTAATGTATCACAAAGAAGTGATCGCACATCAGCAAGTCTGCCCAAAATGCAATTATCACTTCAGAATCTCCGCACAAGAGAGAATCGCTCTAATGTGCGATGAAGAGAGCTTCATCGAATACGATAAAACGCTCGCCCCAATCGATCCGCTTAATTTTGTCGATAAAGAAAGCTACAAACAACGTATCAAAAAACACGAGAGCAAAACAGGGCGCCCAAGCTCAGTAATCGCTGGAGAAGGGCTTATTAATCGCGTGCCAATGCAAATTGTAGTCTTTGATTTTGCTTTTATGGGCGGGAGTTTGGGCTCGGTTGAGGGTGAGAAAATCGTGCGCGCTATCAATCGCGCCATACAAAAAAGACAATCTCTAGTCATCGTATCTACAAGTGGTGGTGCGAGAATGCAAGAATCTACTTATTCTTTAATGCAAATGGCAAAAACTTCAGCAGCACTCAATCTCCTATCACAGCATGGGTTGCCGTTTTTTTCTGTGCTTAGTGATCCGACTTTTGGCGGAGTGAGCGCGAGCTTTGCGTTTTTGGGTGATGTCATCATTGCAGAGCCCGGAGCGATGATTGGATTTGCAGGGGCTAGGGTGATTAAGCAGACTATCGGCTCTGACTTACCGGAAGGCTTTCAGACTGCGGAATTTTTGCTCGAACACGGGCTAATTGATATGATTGTAAATAGACAAGATTTGAGAAAAACTTTGAGCGATTTAAGCCTTTATCTCAACCCAAACGCGTATGAAAATTCTACTCTACACTATCTCCAAAGCTAA
- a CDS encoding 23S rRNA (pseudouridine(1915)-N(3))-methyltransferase RlmH, whose amino-acid sequence MKILLYTISKAKHTESIEMHYQKQCKQFGAEVIIEDVFTPHIHTAQKLSAQKAQLAYTQAFLPYLDSGLNVALHPKGRELDTLKFAKMLEGQIQVKFFIGGAFGFGEEFLQKTLPISLSRLTFGHKIARIVILEQIYRALSIINNHPYHK is encoded by the coding sequence ATGAAAATTCTACTCTACACTATCTCCAAAGCTAAGCACACAGAATCCATTGAAATGCATTACCAAAAACAATGTAAGCAATTTGGCGCAGAAGTCATCATAGAAGATGTATTCACACCACATATTCACACCGCCCAAAAGCTCTCAGCACAAAAAGCACAGCTTGCTTATACTCAAGCTTTTTTGCCATATTTAGATTCTGGGCTTAATGTCGCTTTGCACCCAAAGGGCAGGGAGCTTGACACCTTGAAATTTGCCAAAATGCTAGAAGGGCAGATACAGGTGAAGTTTTTTATCGGTGGGGCTTTTGGATTTGGGGAGGAGTTTTTGCAAAAAACTTTGCCAATAAGCTTAAGTCGCCTTACTTTCGGACACAAAATCGCTAGAATCGTGATTTTGGAGCAGATTTATCGCGCATTAAGTATCATCAATAACCACCCATATCACAAATAA
- the dksA gene encoding RNA polymerase-binding protein DksA: MGKYSEFEEMLQKRKETLLEILDMRNSNIKNIHSSHLKEDSDLIAASIQGQLDSLIIEKYHLELKEVEKALQKIAQNLYGICEMCDDEIDIERLKIKPHARFCIICRELYEKSQKNKTTAKPKKDKNKKDEGDENET, translated from the coding sequence TTGGGCAAATATAGTGAATTTGAGGAAATGTTACAAAAAAGAAAAGAGACTTTACTTGAGATTTTGGATATGAGAAATTCAAATATCAAAAATATCCACTCAAGCCATCTCAAAGAAGACAGCGATTTGATTGCGGCTTCGATTCAAGGGCAGCTTGATTCATTGATTATTGAAAAATATCATTTAGAATTAAAAGAAGTCGAGAAAGCATTGCAAAAAATCGCACAAAACCTCTATGGAATCTGTGAAATGTGTGATGATGAAATCGATATAGAGCGACTCAAAATCAAGCCTCACGCGCGATTTTGCATCATTTGCAGAGAGCTGTATGAAAAATCTCAAAAAAACAAAACAACAGCAAAACCAAAAAAAGATAAAAACAAAAAAGATGAAGGAGATGAAAATGAAACTTAA